Proteins from one Chroococcidiopsis sp. CCMEE 29 genomic window:
- a CDS encoding response regulator, whose protein sequence is MLPEQQQRILGYFIEEAKDHLNTIEPGLLNLQTTLEDPEMVNEIFRAAHSIKGGAAMLGLNSIQRTAHRLEDFFKALKECLTIQIDQKLESLFLQVFDVLKALLEQLEDSGLTDDVANQIMSEVEPVFAELNQHLELLVNQAGGTMQPEISEQFAVAAHKAVPAAPIASCFPVFQSTLLQQLRQMLQLFKQPETAQTRQALETCCNQLIQLGKQFNLSGWCALCKTALNAIANKDNTYRTLAPIIIKELKQAQELVLASREAEIATCEQLQKLALATCLFDWEDTSASFECDEQLSELMAEDDLSSLFAKLDENDSLLPATSELSAFLALETDVEASPVQDSGENLPPISFDETLALDSLFGEAQETLLTPTIKDEFGDLFNAPEAVESLLDESDPASGSKISENSDWSSNLWNELWGVEPELSFTPLEENTLSNNLSELVAMGIEEMPLETEAIAEDAATVEAEIPVAQAATDLAAATDLSAAASSSSVNDEFEDLEKLLQEANTPVERAALKPQPRQAAATNTRRPAFEQMMRVPVKHLDNISNLVGELVVYRNSLEQDQERLRQFLGNLLHQVQQISDVGARMQELYERSLLESSLLNTYQGSRSISLDSSATSKRHVTGVNFDALEMDRFTGFHTLSQEIIELIVRVREATSDIEFVTDETEQVARQFRQVTTQLQEGLTRSRMVPFGQIADRLPRAVRDISIKYGKQAELHIEGKETLIDKVILEQLYDPMTHLVNNAITHGIEFPEQRIAKGKSPIGQITIRAFYQGNQTAIAVSDDGAGIDAEQVKAKAIQKGLITSASADKMSRLDVYNLLFNPGFTTKEQVDEFAGRGIGMDVVLTSLSQIRGSINTDSTLGRGTTFTIRLPLTLSICKALCCLSDKARIAFPMDSVEQMLDIPAASIVANAEGQACIPWRDSLLPFRPLKELLSYNRQLSRGSVYGGNREDDMISVVVFRSADMFLALQVDQVLGEQEIVIKQLEGPALKPIGIAGATVLGDGRIMPIADVLELIDLATGQIRQGRREMLGNSGSVVPKMPAVKTEPMVLIVDDSITVRELLSMTFSNAGYRVEQARDGHEAWDKLRDGLPCDLVFCDIEMPKMDGLELLSRMQKDPRLCELPIAMLTSRGSARHRQMAIQLGASGYFTKPYLEEALLDGAQRMLKGEVLVTGSSNI, encoded by the coding sequence ATGCTGCCGGAACAACAACAGCGTATTCTGGGCTACTTCATTGAGGAAGCCAAAGACCACCTTAATACAATTGAGCCGGGTTTGCTGAATCTACAAACCACGCTTGAAGACCCGGAAATGGTAAACGAAATCTTCCGGGCAGCCCACTCCATTAAAGGGGGGGCAGCGATGCTAGGACTCAATAGCATTCAGCGAACGGCTCATCGCTTAGAAGACTTTTTCAAAGCCTTGAAAGAGTGTTTGACAATTCAAATTGATCAAAAGCTAGAATCTCTGTTTCTGCAAGTATTTGATGTCCTTAAAGCGTTATTAGAGCAGCTTGAAGACTCTGGGCTGACAGATGATGTGGCTAATCAGATTATGTCAGAGGTAGAGCCTGTTTTTGCAGAACTTAACCAGCATCTAGAACTGCTGGTGAATCAGGCTGGAGGCACGATGCAGCCAGAAATTTCTGAACAGTTTGCCGTAGCTGCTCACAAAGCAGTTCCAGCAGCACCGATAGCCTCTTGCTTTCCAGTGTTTCAAAGCACGTTACTGCAACAGCTGCGACAGATGTTGCAGCTGTTCAAGCAACCCGAAACGGCTCAGACTCGCCAAGCATTAGAGACATGCTGTAACCAGTTAATTCAACTGGGCAAACAATTTAACTTGTCTGGTTGGTGTGCCTTGTGTAAGACGGCATTAAATGCGATCGCTAATAAAGACAATACCTATCGCACTTTAGCTCCAATTATTATTAAGGAACTCAAACAGGCACAAGAATTGGTTTTAGCAAGTCGTGAAGCCGAAATCGCAACTTGTGAACAACTGCAAAAACTGGCGCTCGCCACTTGCTTGTTTGACTGGGAAGACACCAGCGCCAGCTTTGAATGTGATGAGCAGTTAAGTGAGTTGATGGCAGAGGATGACCTAAGCAGTTTATTTGCGAAGCTAGATGAAAATGATTCACTTTTGCCCGCAACTTCAGAGCTATCAGCCTTCCTTGCTCTAGAAACTGACGTAGAAGCTAGTCCAGTTCAGGATTCAGGAGAGAATTTGCCGCCGATCTCCTTCGATGAGACGTTGGCACTCGATAGTTTGTTTGGCGAGGCTCAAGAAACACTGCTGACCCCCACTATCAAAGATGAATTCGGTGATTTATTTAATGCTCCAGAAGCGGTGGAAAGCCTTCTAGATGAATCCGATCCCGCCTCCGGAAGTAAAATCTCTGAAAACTCTGATTGGTCGAGCAATTTATGGAACGAGCTTTGGGGTGTTGAGCCAGAGCTAAGTTTCACTCCACTAGAGGAAAATACGTTATCGAATAACTTGTCAGAGTTAGTAGCTATGGGTATTGAAGAAATGCCCTTGGAGACAGAGGCGATCGCTGAGGATGCAGCGACAGTTGAAGCTGAAATACCAGTTGCACAAGCGGCTACTGACTTAGCTGCAGCCACAGACTTAAGTGCAGCTGCAAGCTCAAGCAGTGTTAATGATGAATTTGAAGACTTGGAGAAGCTGCTGCAGGAAGCTAACACGCCAGTAGAAAGGGCTGCTCTTAAACCGCAGCCACGACAAGCTGCCGCTACCAATACCCGCCGCCCAGCATTTGAACAAATGATGCGGGTGCCTGTTAAGCACTTGGATAACATTAGCAACCTAGTTGGGGAACTAGTTGTATATCGTAATAGCTTAGAGCAGGATCAAGAACGACTGCGACAATTCCTGGGTAATCTACTACATCAAGTGCAGCAAATCAGTGATGTGGGAGCTAGAATGCAGGAACTGTATGAGCGATCGCTACTAGAATCCTCCCTGCTAAATACCTACCAAGGCTCTCGTTCAATATCACTCGATAGTTCTGCTACCTCAAAGCGTCACGTCACAGGCGTAAACTTTGATGCCTTAGAAATGGATCGCTTCACAGGCTTCCACACTCTGTCACAGGAAATAATTGAGCTGATTGTGCGGGTGCGAGAGGCAACCTCAGATATAGAGTTTGTTACCGATGAAACTGAACAAGTGGCTCGTCAGTTCCGGCAGGTGACAACGCAGTTGCAAGAAGGACTAACGCGATCACGCATGGTACCTTTTGGTCAGATTGCCGATCGGTTGCCCCGAGCTGTGCGAGATATTTCCATTAAGTATGGCAAGCAGGCAGAGCTTCACATTGAGGGTAAAGAAACCTTGATCGACAAGGTAATCCTGGAGCAACTCTACGACCCGATGACTCATTTGGTGAACAATGCTATCACTCATGGCATTGAGTTTCCAGAACAGCGCATTGCGAAGGGCAAATCCCCTATAGGTCAAATTACCATCCGGGCTTTCTACCAAGGCAACCAGACTGCGATCGCTGTTAGCGATGATGGAGCTGGGATTGATGCAGAACAGGTAAAGGCAAAGGCGATTCAAAAAGGGCTAATCACCTCAGCGTCAGCAGATAAAATGTCTCGCCTGGATGTATACAACTTGTTGTTCAATCCTGGTTTTACTACAAAAGAGCAGGTTGATGAGTTTGCTGGTCGTGGCATCGGCATGGATGTGGTACTAACTAGCTTGAGTCAAATTCGGGGTTCGATTAACACCGATTCTACTCTAGGCAGGGGAACAACCTTCACCATTCGCTTACCGCTGACTCTGAGTATCTGCAAAGCGCTCTGCTGCCTGAGCGATAAAGCTCGAATCGCCTTCCCAATGGACAGTGTAGAACAGATGCTGGACATACCAGCAGCAAGTATCGTTGCCAATGCTGAAGGGCAAGCTTGTATTCCCTGGCGCGATTCATTGCTGCCATTCCGACCCCTGAAGGAACTCCTAAGTTACAATCGCCAACTTAGCCGAGGCAGCGTCTATGGTGGTAACCGCGAAGACGACATGATTTCTGTTGTCGTATTCCGCTCAGCTGATATGTTCCTTGCCCTTCAGGTTGACCAAGTGCTAGGCGAACAAGAGATTGTAATTAAGCAACTTGAAGGTCCAGCACTAAAGCCAATTGGCATTGCGGGTGCCACTGTACTTGGGGATGGCCGGATCATGCCGATTGCTGATGTACTAGAGTTGATTGACCTAGCAACGGGGCAGATACGGCAAGGTAGACGAGAAATGCTGGGGAACAGTGGTTCAGTAGTGCCAAAAATGCCTGCGGTCAAGACTGAACCGATGGTTCTGATTGTAGACGACTCGATTACTGTGCGCGAACTTCTCTCCATGACCTTCAGCAATGCAGGTTATCGGGTGGAGCAAGCTCGTGACGGTCACGAAGCTTGGGATAAACTGCGCGATGGTCTCCCCTGCGATCTCGTGTTTTGTGATATTGAAATGCCCAAAATGGACGGTCTGGAACTGCTATCGCGGATGCAGAAAGATCCTAGGCTCTGTGAGCTGCCGATTGCTATGCTGACTTCACGCGGTTCAGCTCGGCACCGACAAATGGCTATTCAGCTGGGTGCCAGCGGCTACTTTACTAAACCCTATTTGGAAGAAGCTTTGCTGGATGGTGCTCAACGGATGCTTAAAGGTGAAGTACTGGTTACTGGTAGCAGTAATATTTAG
- the psbQ gene encoding photosystem II protein PsbQ: protein MVFSRSILSLILVIVATFLVSCGSPTTAKVPETYTTAQIEQIHEYAPDILTLRDRMDRELQTLIQRRDWINVSNFIHGPLGELRLKMTYVSRNLLPQDQQKARDKTRDLFDHLVKIYQAAQDGNYQRATLNYREALTDIDTFLQLVPQPSAEQPQPLESEA from the coding sequence ATGGTGTTTTCCCGCTCGATTCTGTCATTGATTCTTGTAATTGTGGCAACTTTTCTTGTCAGTTGCGGCAGTCCTACCACTGCCAAAGTTCCCGAAACCTATACAACAGCTCAAATTGAGCAAATTCACGAGTATGCTCCCGACATCCTTACCTTACGCGATCGCATGGATAGAGAACTCCAAACGCTCATCCAACGACGTGATTGGATAAACGTGAGTAACTTTATCCACGGACCGCTAGGAGAACTGCGGCTGAAAATGACTTATGTGAGTCGCAACCTCCTTCCCCAAGATCAACAGAAAGCACGTGATAAAACGCGAGATCTTTTTGATCACCTAGTCAAAATTTATCAAGCTGCTCAAGACGGCAACTACCAACGAGCTACGCTCAACTACCGAGAAGCCTTGACAGATATTGACACCTTCTTGCAGTTGGTTCCTCAACCCAGCGCTGAGCAGCCCCAGCCGTTGGAAAGTGAAGCCTAA
- a CDS encoding DCC1-like thiol-disulfide oxidoreductase family protein, which yields MTYYAIYDGNCNLCVTLVQLLENLDKGKIFQYAPMQEEETLKRWNITSEDCELGMILVDADAPDRRWQGSAAAEEIGQLLPMGDVFVSAYRSLPGLKWMGDRTYDQIRDNRYTLFGKRSSTYKTVYPADCGCVQRGEE from the coding sequence ATGACTTACTACGCGATCTATGACGGTAACTGCAATCTCTGCGTGACGCTAGTGCAGTTATTAGAAAACTTGGACAAGGGAAAGATATTTCAGTATGCACCGATGCAGGAAGAAGAAACGCTGAAGCGCTGGAATATCACATCTGAGGATTGTGAATTGGGAATGATTTTGGTTGATGCAGATGCACCCGATCGCCGCTGGCAAGGCAGTGCAGCTGCTGAAGAGATTGGGCAGTTATTACCAATGGGAGATGTGTTTGTTTCAGCTTACCGATCGCTTCCAGGTTTGAAGTGGATGGGCGATCGCACTTATGACCAAATTCGAGACAACCGTTACACTTTATTTGGCAAGCGTTCTAGTACTTACAAGACAGTTTATCCAGCTGACTGTGGCTGCGTTCAGAGGGGCGAGGAGTGA
- a CDS encoding FAD-dependent oxidoreductase has protein sequence MSHVVVIGCGVVGAAIAYELSQIPGLTITVLDQQLPAQGATGAALGVLMGVISHKVKGKAWQMRQASIQRYETLIPELEAISQRHIPFNRQGILMLSFAEEDLANWEKLLAIRQSQGWQLEIWDADRVKSNCPQLNCERIKAAVYSPQDRQVDPVSLTLALVDAAKSNGVTFHFGVTVEGYYLSNTSDNQHQCQQIKTKSLGEVDESPLIQNVDWLVVSAGLGSLQSLEGIEGWVTPSTGTGEAGGEGKENSIQNPKSKIQNPYCPSSTVGSLQKATKDELRQLVDIRPVLGQAIHLHLSHSLGNPDFQPVITGNDVHIVPCSEGLSSTEYWVGATVEFPIGSKDVVPNPLQLDAVMQQAIAFCPALAAATVVRTWSGLRPRPEGRPAPVIGHLPGFSNVLLATGHYRNGVLLAPATAQVIRQMILDFRF, from the coding sequence ATGAGCCATGTAGTCGTCATTGGATGCGGTGTGGTTGGGGCAGCGATCGCCTATGAACTCAGCCAAATTCCAGGACTAACAATTACTGTTTTGGATCAGCAACTACCAGCGCAGGGGGCAACAGGAGCTGCGTTAGGTGTTCTGATGGGTGTCATTAGCCATAAAGTTAAGGGCAAGGCGTGGCAGATGCGACAGGCTAGCATCCAACGCTATGAAACCCTGATTCCAGAGCTAGAGGCAATTTCTCAGCGCCATATCCCCTTTAATCGGCAAGGAATTCTCATGCTGTCTTTTGCAGAAGAGGATTTAGCAAATTGGGAAAAGCTGTTAGCAATTCGCCAATCCCAGGGATGGCAGTTGGAAATTTGGGATGCCGATCGAGTAAAGTCCAACTGCCCTCAACTCAATTGCGAGAGGATTAAGGCTGCTGTTTATTCTCCCCAAGATAGGCAAGTTGATCCTGTCAGTTTGACTTTAGCTTTGGTAGACGCTGCAAAAAGCAACGGTGTTACCTTCCATTTTGGCGTTACGGTCGAAGGATATTATTTGAGTAACACCTCAGATAATCAGCATCAATGCCAACAAATTAAGACAAAAAGTTTAGGAGAGGTTGATGAATCGCCCCTGATTCAAAATGTCGATTGGCTGGTGGTGTCGGCTGGGCTTGGTTCATTGCAGTCCCTAGAAGGAATTGAGGGTTGGGTTACCCCATCCACTGGAACAGGGGAAGCAGGGGGAGAAGGGAAAGAAAATTCAATCCAAAATCCAAAATCCAAAATCCAAAATCCCTATTGCCCCTCATCAACGGTCGGTTCTTTACAAAAGGCGACTAAAGATGAATTGCGGCAGTTGGTTGATATCAGACCTGTATTGGGTCAAGCCATACACTTACATCTGAGCCATTCTTTAGGTAATCCAGATTTCCAGCCTGTGATTACTGGTAATGATGTTCATATTGTCCCGTGTAGTGAGGGTCTCTCTTCTACAGAATACTGGGTTGGAGCCACGGTTGAATTTCCCATAGGTAGCAAGGATGTGGTACCAAATCCACTACAGTTAGATGCAGTAATGCAGCAAGCGATCGCCTTTTGTCCTGCCTTAGCTGCAGCAACTGTGGTTAGAACCTGGTCAGGATTACGTCCCCGTCCTGAAGGTCGTCCAGCACCTGTGATTGGTCATCTACCAGGCTTTAGTAACGTCCTCTTAGCTACAGGACATTATCGTAACGGAGTGTTACTAGCACCAGCAACAGCTCAAGTAATTCGGCAAATGATTTTGGATTTTAGATTTTAG
- a CDS encoding methyl-accepting chemotaxis protein: protein MTSKINLDQEYHQAQKAYIQGNYEEASTLVDQLVRDFPDDPNSRLLRGHIYCVLRQYDTAREQYQLVLNLTEDLELIDCANQGLESVNQYESSDQLASGADQNLDLEDTFVIAVDSSEPFDYQVKTEQPDFKDFSANGFNFSPFNHNPEPASGLEQPFGNHFEEPRDASPHSSGGDESLADFADPFNGVYSNSNVTVTEVADYNWKNTLSDINDSSLEETTFAPQHEFEQWLQSDAVRDSDLDPIESTFGTPAASMAYQENVDHSGADHLSNIDFIDKDELNDAPEVELSKEPAQGSDSELLSSPTNPIQRAEFDNESDRDSEEKLNISSSTAVPPLQTGSSKSKAEIPVQGWLAPFENASLARKQWLTASTVGITSALVVAAVSLGGGFLFQSKDARAAVRNTGLAMTAAVGLASFATTRFLGRLTAKQIQQTTTDLETQFNAVQAGNLDAQATVFSKDEFGLLASQFNEMLRGISRTTHEIQCKAEEQEQAKEELQRQVIRLLDDVEGAARGDLTVQAEVSADVLGAVADSFNLTIQNLREIVQQVKLAARQVSQGAVDSETFARALSLDALRQAEELAVTLNSVQVLTDAIQRVAETAREAESVARSASATAQKGGEAVERTVAGILEIRQTVAETTRKVKRLAESSQEISKIVALISQIASRTNMLALNASIEAARAGEAGRGFAIVADEVRQLADRVAKALKEIEQIVRQIQSETGSVMTAMEEGTQQVIQGTNLAEQAKRSLEDIVQVSNRIDALVGSITADTVQQTETSRAVATVVQSVELTAQETSQEAQRVSGSLQSLAEVAGDLLTSVERFRV, encoded by the coding sequence ATGACATCAAAAATAAATCTCGATCAAGAATATCACCAGGCACAAAAAGCCTATATCCAAGGGAACTATGAAGAGGCGTCAACCCTGGTTGACCAATTAGTTCGCGACTTTCCAGACGATCCCAATAGTCGCCTGCTACGGGGTCACATTTATTGCGTTCTACGGCAGTATGACACAGCACGGGAACAGTATCAATTGGTGCTGAACCTGACAGAGGATCTAGAGCTGATTGATTGTGCTAACCAGGGTTTAGAATCAGTAAATCAGTATGAAAGCTCCGATCAATTAGCTAGCGGGGCGGATCAGAATTTGGATCTTGAGGATACCTTTGTTATTGCTGTTGATTCTTCAGAGCCATTTGATTATCAAGTAAAGACTGAGCAACCAGACTTCAAGGATTTTTCTGCCAACGGCTTTAATTTCAGCCCCTTTAATCATAATCCAGAACCGGCTTCGGGATTGGAGCAGCCGTTTGGCAATCATTTTGAGGAACCAAGGGATGCAAGTCCACATTCCAGTGGGGGAGATGAGTCTCTAGCAGATTTTGCCGATCCCTTTAACGGAGTGTATAGCAATTCAAACGTTACTGTTACAGAAGTTGCTGACTATAATTGGAAAAATACTTTAAGTGATATTAACGATTCAAGTCTAGAAGAGACTACCTTTGCTCCACAGCATGAGTTTGAACAGTGGTTGCAATCAGATGCGGTTAGGGATTCTGACCTAGATCCGATTGAAAGCACCTTTGGTACACCAGCAGCATCAATGGCTTACCAAGAAAACGTTGACCATAGCGGAGCAGATCATTTAAGTAATATTGACTTTATAGATAAAGATGAGTTAAATGATGCCCCAGAGGTTGAGCTGTCAAAAGAGCCGGCTCAAGGCAGTGATTCAGAACTGCTTTCATCTCCCACCAATCCGATACAAAGGGCAGAGTTTGATAATGAGAGCGATCGCGACAGCGAAGAGAAATTGAATATCTCCTCGTCAACAGCAGTCCCCCCACTCCAGACAGGTAGTTCCAAGAGCAAGGCAGAAATTCCGGTGCAGGGCTGGTTAGCCCCCTTTGAAAATGCTTCCCTGGCGAGAAAGCAATGGCTGACCGCTAGTACTGTAGGCATTACCTCTGCCTTAGTTGTAGCAGCAGTTAGTCTTGGAGGAGGGTTCCTATTTCAGTCCAAAGACGCTCGGGCAGCAGTACGAAATACAGGTTTGGCGATGACGGCAGCAGTAGGTCTTGCCAGCTTTGCCACCACGCGCTTCTTAGGGCGGCTCACAGCCAAGCAGATCCAGCAGACAACAACGGATCTTGAAACCCAATTTAACGCCGTACAAGCTGGCAATCTCGATGCTCAAGCTACGGTTTTTTCAAAAGACGAATTTGGACTGCTAGCCTCTCAGTTCAATGAAATGCTGCGCGGCATTTCTAGGACTACACACGAGATCCAATGCAAGGCAGAAGAGCAGGAGCAAGCCAAAGAAGAATTGCAACGTCAGGTGATCCGGCTACTAGACGATGTTGAGGGAGCTGCCAGAGGAGACTTGACTGTGCAAGCCGAGGTCAGCGCTGACGTTTTAGGAGCAGTGGCAGACTCATTCAACCTGACAATTCAAAACTTGCGGGAAATTGTGCAGCAAGTAAAGCTAGCGGCACGTCAAGTGAGTCAAGGAGCAGTCGATAGCGAGACTTTTGCCCGCGCCTTGTCTTTAGATGCATTGCGGCAAGCAGAGGAACTAGCGGTAACACTAAATTCCGTACAGGTGCTGACCGACGCGATTCAACGAGTGGCAGAAACCGCGCGGGAAGCGGAATCCGTTGCTCGGTCAGCTTCAGCTACTGCTCAAAAAGGCGGTGAAGCAGTAGAACGAACGGTAGCAGGAATTCTAGAAATTCGTCAAACCGTGGCGGAAACAACCCGCAAGGTGAAGCGACTAGCGGAATCGTCTCAAGAAATCTCCAAGATTGTGGCATTAATTTCCCAAATTGCTTCGCGGACCAATATGTTGGCACTCAATGCCAGTATTGAGGCTGCACGAGCTGGGGAAGCGGGTCGAGGTTTTGCAATTGTAGCGGACGAGGTACGCCAGCTAGCAGACCGGGTCGCCAAGGCACTGAAGGAGATAGAACAAATTGTGCGGCAAATCCAAAGCGAAACGGGTTCCGTGATGACAGCGATGGAGGAAGGCACCCAGCAGGTCATTCAAGGGACAAATTTGGCTGAACAAGCTAAGCGATCGCTCGAAGACATTGTTCAGGTATCAAATCGCATTGATGCTCTTGTAGGTTCAATTACTGCGGATACGGTGCAGCAAACTGAAACCTCCCGTGCCGTGGCTACTGTAGTGCAATCAGTGGAGCTAACGGCGCAAGAAACTTCCCAGGAAGCTCAGCGTGTTTCCGGCTCCCTCCAAAGCTTGGCAGAGGTAGCGGGTGACTTGCTCACTTCTGTTGAGCGCTTCCGGGTATAA